From Zerene cesonia ecotype Mississippi chromosome 13, Zerene_cesonia_1.1, whole genome shotgun sequence, the proteins below share one genomic window:
- the LOC119831035 gene encoding fas-associated death domain protein, with protein MTLSEYSKLKQQVVYNLGTCEKHNRILNQLKNLYKKDIHSKRRFEQINTIGQLLRILEIREVLSEDNVSPLKEIACLLQSNDLLKSISEYELTHVPRTYMNYYAHHNVSESESIDSIPKGHPYGNISARKKARINETIVEEIGTYWRDLARNLKIQENRIDEIDTQKYTLTDKARELLKIYQHKADPQRGFYVLCDALEKARRKDLSKNLQEIMVMNI; from the exons ATGACGTTATCCGAGTacagtaaattaaaacaacaagtTGTATATAATTTGGGAACCTGCGAAAAACACAATCGAATACTCAACCAGTTAAAAAACCTTTACAAAAAAGATATCCATTCAAAAAGAAGATTTgagcaaataaatacaattggcCAGTTACTCcgaattttagaaattagagAAGTTTTATCAGAAGATAATGTTTCACCTTTGAAAGAAATTGCTTGTTTGCTACAAAGCAATGATTTGCTCAAAAGTATCAGTGAATATGAATTGACTCATGTTCCTAGAAcgtatatgaattattatg cTCACCACAATGTATCAGAATCAGAATCCATAGACAGTATTCCGAAAGGTCATCCATATGGAAATATAAGTGCAAGGAAAAAGGCaagaataaatgaaacaatagtTGAAGAAATTGGAACATACTGGAGAGATCTTGCCAGAAATTTGAAAATCCAAGAAAATAGAATTGATGAAATTGATactcaaaaatatacattaactGACAAAGCCAGagaattacttaaaatttaccAACATAAGGCAGATCCACAAAGGGGCTTTTATGTGCTCTGTGATGCTTTAGAAAAAGCAAGGAGAAAAGACTTGAGTAAAAATTTACAGGAAATAATGGTTATGaacatttaa
- the LOC119831298 gene encoding glycine dehydrogenase (decarboxylating), mitochondrial, with product MSEYDLIERVRKIAEKNQIWRSYIGMGYHNCCVPHTIMRNMFENPGWTTQYTPYQPEVAQGRLEGLLNYQTMVSDLTGLDVANASLLDEGTAAAEALSLCHRHNKRTKFVVSERLHPQTLAVVQTRLDALGLEVKVLSDVRQADFAQRDISAVLLQCPDTRGLVYDYSGLAAAAQEHGTLVVVATDLLALALLRPPAECGAALAVGTSQRFGVPLGYGGPHAGFFAAEHALVRLMPGRMVGVTRDASGRDAYRLALQTREQHIRRDKATSNICTAQALLANMSAMYAVYHGPQGLRDIATRVHNATLVLDHGIRQRGHKQSNDVYFDTLHIVPNPDHDTDAIKLRAQEKKMNLRYFEDGAIGVALDETTTMQDVDDLLWIFDCKKVDEVMQYGDVRSRSVQNGPFRRTSPYLTHPVFSAHHSETRIVRYMKRLENKDISLVHSMIPLGSCTMKLNSTTEMMPCSFKHFTEIHPFAPLDQCEGYHTLFEELAKDLCAITGYDRVSFQPNSGAQGEYAGLRTIKRYHEFRGDTGRNICLIPVSAHGTNPASAHMAGMRVCAIRVTSNGDVDMEHLKEMVEQHSEKLSCLMLTYPSTFGVFDERAADVCALVHKHGGQVYLDGANMNAQVGLCRPGDYGSDVSHLNLHKTFCIPHGGGGPGMGPIGVKAHLAPFLPSHPVVDPLADLGEAAHSFGSVSAAPYGSSAILPISWAYIKMMGPKGLKRATQVAILNANYMSRRLDGHYKTLYKGERGLVAHEFIIDVRDLKKTANIEPGDIAKRLMDFGFHAPTMSWPVAGTLMIEPTESEDLQELERFCEALITIRKEIKDIEDGVMDKRLNPLKMAPHTQEDVITEDWNRPYSREQAAFPAPFVKGETKIWPTVGRIDDMYGDKHLVCTCPPVIDDF from the exons ATGA GTGAATATGATCTAATTGAAAGAGTAAGAAAAATTGCTGAAAAGAATCAAATATGGCGCTCGTATATTGGAATGGGGTACCACAATTGTTGTGTTCCACATACAATTATGCGAAATATGTTTGAAAATCCAGGATG gACGACTCAGTATACGCCGTATCAACCCGAAGTAGCCCAGGGCAGGTTAGAGGGTCTACTCAATTACCAAACGATGGTTAGCGATTTGACTGGATTGGATGTTGCAAATGCCTCATTACTTGATGAGGGAACTGCTGCTGCTGAAGCCTTATCGCTATGTCATag ACACAATAAAAGAACAAAGTTTGTAGTATCAGAACGTCTGCATCCCCAAACGTTAGCAGTAGTCCAAACGAGATTGGATGCTCTAGGTTTAGAAGTCAAAGTATTATCAGACGTGAGGCAGGCTGATTTCGCACAGCGAGATATTTCGGCAGTATTACTACAATGTCCTGATACGAGAGGTCTAGTGTATGATTATTCTGGTTTAGCTGCAGCTGCTCAGGAACACGGT acgTTAGTAGTGGTGGCCACAGACCTCTTAGCTTTAGCGCTTTTGAGACCACCAGCTGAATGTGGAGCAGCTCTAGCGGTGGGTACGTCGCAGCGGTTCGGCGTGCCTCTTGGTTACGGAGGTCCACATGCTGGATTTTTCGCAGCAGAACATGCTCTAGTGCGACTTATGCCAGGCCGGATGGTTGGCGTGACCAGGGACGCGTCTGGAAGGGATGCTTATAG ATTAGCATTGCAAACAAGAGAACAGCACATTCGTCGTGATAAAGCGACTTCAAATATATGTACTGCTCAAGCGCTTTTGGCCAACATGTCTGCAATGTACGCTGTATATCATGGTCCACAGGGCCTCAGAGATATAGCCACTAGGGTTCACAATGCTACCCTTGTTTTGGATCACG GTATCCGACAACGTGGACACAAACAATCAAACGATGTGTACTTCGATACGCTTCATATAGTCCCGAATCCAGATCACGATACAGACGCGATCAAATTAAGGGCgcaggaaaaaaaaatgaatcttCGCTACTTTGAGGATGGTGCTATAGGAGTAGCTTTAGATGAAACAACTACCATGCAAGATGTTGACGATTTACTTTGGATATTCGACTGTAAGAAAGTAGACGAG gTAATGCAATATGGAGATGTTCGATCACGCAGTGTACAAAACGGACCATTTCGAAGGACATCACCGTATTTAACTCATCCCGTTTTCAGCGCCCATCATTCCGAAACAAGAATTGTGCGATACATGAAGAGACTGGAAAATAAAGACATTTCTCTAGTGCATTCGATGATACCACTG GGATCCTGCACGATGAAGTTAAATTCTACAACAGAAATGATGCCATgttcttttaaacattttactgAAATCCACCCGTTTGCTCCTCTAGATCAGTGTGAAGGATACCATACACTGTTCGAAGAGCTTGCCAAAGATCTTTGCGCTATAACTGGCTATGATCGTGTTTCTTTCCAACCTAATAG TGGAGCACAAGGAGAATACGCAGGCTTGCGAACAATCAAGCGATACCACGAGTTCCGAGGAGACACGGGTCGAAACATATGTTTGATTCCAGTTAGCGCTCATGGAACGAACCCAGCGTCTGCGCACATGGCCGGAATGAGGGTTTGTGCCATCCGTGTAACCTCCAACGGTGATGTAGATATGGAGCATCTTAAAGAAATG GTTGAACAACACAGTGAGAAGTTGTCCTGCTTGATGTTAACATATCCAAGCACATTCGGAGTGTTTGATGAAAGGGCAGCTGACGTTTGCGCATTGGTGCACAAACATGGCGGCCAAGTGTATTTGGATGGAGCTAATATGAATGCACag GTTGGTCTCTGTCGTCCTGGTGATTACGGAAGCGACGTATCTCATCTCAATTTGCACAAAACTTTCTGTATTCCGCATGGTGGCGGTGGCCCCGGCATGGGTCCTATTGGAGT gaaAGCACACTTAGCGCCATTCCTGCCTTCTCACCCGGTAGTAGACCCGCTAGCTGACCTCGGTGAAGCAGCTCATAGCTTTGGTTCAGTGAGTGCCGCGCCTTATGGGTCCTCAGCTATTTTGCCAATTTCATGGGCGTATATCAAA ATGATGGGGCCAAAAGGTCTAAAGCGCGCAACCCAGGTGGCTATTCTCAATGCAAACTACATGTCTCGGAGACTCGATGGCCATTACAAGACCCTGTACAAAGGCGAGAGGGGGCTCGTTGCGCATGAATTCATTATCGACGTGCGAGACCTTAAAAAGACTGCTAATATTGAACCTGGAGATATTGCCAAGAGATTAATGGACTTTG GTTTCCATGCGCCGACAATGTCTTGGCCGGTCGCCGGTACCCTGATGATAGAACCAACTGAATCAGAAGATTTGCAAGAATTAGAACGGTTTTGTGAAGCTCTTATAACCATTAGAAAAGAAATCAAGGATATAGAAGATGGTGTAATGGACAAACGGCTAAATCCATTAAAG aTGGCACCCCATACTCAAGAAGATGTGATTACTGAGGACTGGAATCGCCCTTATAGCAGGGAACAAGCAGCATTTCCAGca CCATTCGTAAAGggagaaacaaaaatatggcCTACAGTCGGAAGAATAGACGATATGTACGGCGACAAACATCTTGTTTGTACATGTCCTCCAGTTATAGatgatttctaa
- the LOC119831299 gene encoding uncharacterized protein LOC119831299, with translation MYRILSARSADEFYSCMGGGASTIWEASDNLVARVVSLNSAPELPGLRNLHRYRVTPPAPPNAPNAHPPLQSAMQSMTKRGLRLFYSEDEGDSSDDGNKLALATVIPRRENRSGTGDRLTLDIGALKRQYARLRERQRQAHVILAAACARHAAVGVPTSPTSLTVNNLLLGKSAIVSSRGRRLGPPPGAVPPTRQSSTNYEKNTSQSRGPSNETISWTEVKSRKTLDRRNSVKWKDIKKEKTLELVRKPSIDLDETGDGIIVSELEANAMIASIRSRSSSESSSYSSHSGSSTDTSLCDENEGASESEAEVVNDDKENETTCSTETKPLATKYKNLKINSPNTNKDSLVPTPSEPEKNYSSHNENFTSQNETYKQSSTRANIDKLNLKLTETHLMPTDHKIYKTDTISPFAPTTRASKETKSSFSSTNFTALSPVDLSPYHNINFQKSSFCYDFEANLRRPSTSKSDINSRPPDLIDSFTMYPNFVPDIDISEKYISDIDSPPRSPDSDSVIVSEDEPPIPLRIDKYFENSPEFFGARLTDSNNDHIPSRRPTKRNSRVPKKPDSLTLKSNNNERMGKSEVERASSLPQPHTFICKKSVSPDKNVSDKSKNTNILDTPTKTEKQSLKTPQKEINVDVKSNLNQQKNLPIYSPKEYILQSGRKNSERALQIIQENSQILSRILTKQNVSNNLVTNTSKQLNKELNSDDDHVRIDQIISKSLDSPFLKESTSDSLIGGIKRKPSSDIGDKSDFLRARPISIDDPFSFEMRKKLLSPESVLKNLKSPSTDCLGNKTDLYGWENKGFLAKCEYKNTIIESEDKQDIVKMRKSSDASIRNQTLSQNEVKHTSDYSRYSYTSDSKTSITPQSSDFKDTSTYERRFTSDDYNYPLSTSSKYNDYILSKVSDICSKTIDKEPKVCERLNTESVQLSDFSQKVTSSISFTYEPSMEDDSPMGAKSNSSDTLCQITSLDQVSTPISPKIFSNRDTLSFPKDFAEKCDKSRVESDDTCSAITSLLETDTISSLSYPRSPSSNSYYPFPTRPALRTPKDFGVKLGLYPKETISSPPK, from the exons ATGTA TCGAATATTGTCAGCCCGATCTGCAGATGAGTTCTACAGCTGTATGGGAGGTGGCGCCAGTACTATTTGGGAAGCAAGTGACAACCTGGTCGCTCGGGTAGTCTCTTTAAACTCTGCTCCTGAATTACCGGGGCTAAGGAATCTACATCGGTATAGAGTTACTCCTCCAGCACCACCAAACGCCCCAAACGCTCATCCACCTTTACAATCTGCG ATGCAATCTATGACGAAACGAGGTTTACGTTTGTTCTATTCAGAAGATGAAGGTGATTCCAGTGATGACGGCAACAAATTAGCTCTCGCTACG GTAATACCTCGACGAGAAAATCGATCAGGGACGGGGGATAGGTTAACATTGGACATAGGAGCATTAAAAAGACAATATGCTCGACTTCGTGAACGGCAAAGACAAGCACATGTCATTTTAGCCGCTGCTTGTGCTCGACATGCTGCAg ttgGTGTACCCACATCGCCTACATCTCTCACGGTAAACAACTTACTACTTGGAAAGAGCGCAATAGTGAGTTCTAGAGGAAGGCGACTCGGTCCCCCGCCCGGAGCCGTACCACCAACACGCCAAAGCTcaacaaattatgaaaaaaatacttcaCAATCACGTGGACCTTCCAATGAAACAATAAGTTGGACAGAAGTCAAATCACGTAAGACATTAGATAGACGAAATTCCGTGAAATggaaagatataaaaaaagaaaagactTTAGAATTAGTTAGGAAGCCATCGATAGATTTAGATGAAACTGGAGACGGCATTATTGTATCGGAATTAGAGGCAAATGCAATGATTGCTTCAATCCGTTCTCGTAGTTCTAGtgaatcatcatcatattcCTCACATTCCGGTTCTAGTACGGATACGAGCTTGTGCGATGAAAACGAAGGGGCGAGCGAATCTGAAGCGGAAGTAGTTAATGAtgataaagaaaatgaaactACATGTTCGACTGAAACCAAACCACTGGCAACAAAGTATAAgaatcttaaaattaattcaccaAATACGAATAAAGATTCATTAGTCCCTACTCCTTCTGAaccagaaaaaaattattcttccCACAATGAAAATTTCACAAGTCaaaatgaaacatataaacaaagttCCACACGGGCTAATATTGATAAGTTAAACTTAAAACTCACGGAAACCCACTTAATGCCTACtgatcataaaatatacaaaacagaTACTATAAGTCCTTTTGCACCAACAACCCGAGCttcaaaagaaacaaaatcaaGTTTTTCCTCGACTAATTTTACTGCCTTAAGTCCTGTTGACCTTTCACCTTACCACAatattaatttccaaaaatCATCCTTTTGTTATGATTTTGAAGCAAATTTAAGACGACCTTCTACATCAAAATCTGATATAAATTCAAGGCCGCCTGATTTAATTGATAGTTTTACAATGTATCCTAATTTTGTACCTGATATCGATAtttctgaaaaatatatatcagatATAGATAGTCCCCCTAGAAGTCCAGATTCTGATAGTGTCATAGTAAGTGAAGATGAACCACCAATCCCATTaagaattgataaatatttcgaaaataGTCCTGAATTTTTTGGAGCAAGGTTGACTGATTCAAATAATGATCATATTCCAAGTCGAAGGCCTACTAAAAGAAATTCCCGTGTTCCTAAAAAGCCAGATTCATTGACGCtaaaaagtaacaataatGAAAGAATGGGAAAGAGTGAAGTAGAAAGAGCCTCATCTTTACCACAAccacatacatttatatgtaaaaagtcTGTTAGTCCAGACAAAAATGTATCcgataaatcaaaaaataccAACATACTTGATACGCCTACTAAGACCGAAAAACAGTCTTTAAAGACACCACAAAAAGAGATTAATGTTGAcgttaaatcaaatttaaaccaACAGAAAAACCTACCAATTTACAGTCCAAAAGAATACATTCTACAATCCGGCCGAAAAAACAGTGAAAGAGcattacaaattattcaaGAAAATTCTCAAATTTTAAGTagaatattaacaaaacaaaatgtttcgAATAATCTTGTTACTAATActtcaaaacaattaaacaaagagCTGAATAGTGATGATGACCACGTGAGAATTGACCAAATCATATCAAAATCATTAGATTCACCTTTTCTCAAAGAATCAACCTCGGATTCTTTAATAGGCGGCATCAAAAGAAAACCTAGCAGTGACATAGGCGATAAAAGTGATTTTTTAAGAGCTCGACCAATATCAATAGATGAtccattttcatttgaaatgcGAAAAAAACTTCTTTCCCCagaaagcgtgttaaaaaatttaaaaagtccCAGTACCGATTGCCTCGGTAATAAAACTGACTTATATGGTTGGGAAAACAAAGGATTTCTTGCAAAAtgcgaatataaaaatacaattattgaatCTGAAGACAAACAAGATATTGTTAAGATGAGAAAGTCCAGCGACGCCTCAATACGGAACCAAACTTTGTCTCAAAATGAAGTCAAACACACGTCTGATTATAGTCGATATTCTTACACAAGTGATTCTAAAACGTCCATTACTCCACAGTCATCAGATTTTAAAGATACTTCCACATATGAACGAAGATTTACATCTGACGATTATAATTACCCCTTATCAACTTCAAGTAAATATaacgattatattttatctaaagtTAGTGACATTTGTAGTAAGACTATAGATAAGGAGCCAAAAGTTTGTGAAAGATTAAACACGGAAAGCGTTCAATTAAGCGATTTTTCACAAAAAGTTACTTCATCTATTAGTTTTACATATGAACCTTCCATGGAAGACGATTCGCCAATGGGTGCAAAAAGCAATTCAAGTGACACACTATGTCAAATAACATCTTTAGATCAGGTTTCTACGCCTATATCACCAAAAATATTCTCAAATAGGGATACGTTATCATTTCCTAAGGATTTTGCGGAGAAATGTGATAAATCAAGAGTGGAATCGGACGACACTTGTAGTGCAATAACATCGTTGTTAGAAACTGATAcaatatcatcattatcatatcCTCGTAGCCCGTCATCAAATTCCTATTACCCATTTCCGACGCGACCTGCTCTTCGTACACCAAAAGACTTCGGCGTTAAGTTGGGACTGTATCCTAAAGAGACAATTAGCTCCCCaccaaaataa
- the LOC119831300 gene encoding TBC1 domain family member 30-like, whose protein sequence is MKTITINEPINLKVVSYELDFSTLFTPREKKQKKKDIKIPNVRLPKKPYKIPSPPVIKNKQQNKDVKSLVEELLDDIYADRRDWCRNSDVTCSHGSTTAPSFSSCQSNYGEQTDAIERSYLESLQLNELHYQIEEWGNNLQSAGARLAKYLRARDRLKRQQKKLCTAFTILLRHITGDTNARFGVTPGNEGPGEGGFAEWLHAMRLVARLPAGVPQHFRRRLWLTLAERHLSSRNIDWPVAERACFKGTAQPDDAELSAQILKDLHRTGCSLFCGTEGRENQAMLRRVLLAYARWNKEVGYCQGFNMMAAIILEVMEKSESDSLKVMIYLVEAVLPEGYFADDLRGLSADMAAFRDLLRLRIPRLAHHMDYLQKISDGGGVEPPLPDVFTMQWFLTLYATWLPRESLLRIWDLILLDGNEILLLTALAIWDMLQE, encoded by the exons atgaaaacaataacaataaacgaaCCAATAAATCTTAAAGTTGTGAGTTATGAATTAGATTTTTCTACTTTGTTTACGCCACGGGAAAAGAAGCAGAAAAAGAAAGATATCAAAATACCGAATGTAAGGCTACCGAAAAAGCCCTACAAAATTCCTTCGCCACcagttattaaaaacaaacaacag AACAAAGATGTAAAGAGTCTAGTAGAAGAACTATTAGACGACATTTATGCAGATCGACGCGACTGGTGCCGCAATAGTGATGTTACATGTAGCCACGG ATCGACTACAGCCCCATCTTTTTCGTCGTGTCAATCAAATTATGGAGAACAGACGGATGCAATAGAGCGAAGTTATTTGGAATCATTGC aaCTTAATGAACTACACTATCAAATTGAAGAATGGGGGAACAATTTACAATCGGCAGGCGCACGGCTTGCAAAGTACTTGAGAGCACGAGATCGTCTGAAACGGCAGCAAAAGAAGCTTTGTACAGCATTCACAATACTCTTGCGGCATATAA CTGGCGACACAAATGCCCGGTTCGGCGTGACGCCAGGGAACGAAGGCCCAGGAGAGGGAGGCTTCGCAGAATGGCTGCATGCGATGCGGCTGGTGGCTCGTCTTCCAGCTGGAGTGCCGCAACATTTTCGCAGAAGa TTATGGCTAACGTTAGCAGAACGCCATCTAAGTTCAAGGAACATCGACTGGCCTGTTGCGGAACGCGCTTGTTTCAAAGGCACAGCCCAACCTGATGACGCCGAATTAAGTGCTCAAATACTTAAG gATCTTCATCGTACGGGCTGCTCCCTGTTCTGTGGTACAGAGGGACGCGAAAATCAAGCCATGCTGCGTCGTGTTTTACTTGCATATGCAcg ATGGaacaaagaagtcggttattGTCAAGGGTTCAATATGATGGCTGCCATAATTTTGGAAGTAATGGAAAAGTCCGAGTCGGATTCTCTAAaa gtCATGATATACTTGGTGGAGGCTGTATTACCAGAGGGATATTTCGCAGATGACTTGCGTGGTCTATCTGCGGATATGGCGGCGTTTCGTGATCTGCTTCGGCTGCGAATACCGCGGCTGGCACATCACATGGACTACTTGCAAAAAATATCCGACG GTGGTGGCGTAGAGCCGCCTCTGCCAGACGTTTTCACCATGCAATGGTTCCTGACGCTGTATGCTACGTGGCTACCTAGAGAGTCCCTGCTTAGGATATGGGATTTGATTCTACTTGATGGAAATGAGATCCTTTTATTGACAGCTCTTGCAATTTGGGATATGCTACAGGAGTAA
- the LOC119831083 gene encoding UPF0691 protein C9orf116 homolog isoform X1, producing MSEGGNNQQEKQAGFCSATCIDRPSLQEEIKKPVKTSDIFVTCNLPKRFEHPHWFNGYGCQVSKQHPFYRTSASEYGWFPPGLHSVPTTYLPKNQHFSNHLAGAGMYRNYSLNTSMDPQSTK from the exons ATGAGTGAAGGTGGTAACAATCAACAAGAGAAGCAAGCAGGATTCTGTTCTGCTACTTGCATTGATAGACCGAGCTTGCAAGAAGAGATCAAGAAGCCTGTGAAAACATCCGATATCTTCGTAACGTGTAATCTGCCAAAAAGATTCGAGCATCCAC ATTGGTTTAACGGATATGGTTGTCAAGTGAGTAAGCAGCACCCCTTTTATAGGACATCGGCTAGTGAATATGGTTGGTTCCCTCCAG GGCTCCATTCGGTACCGACAACATACTTGCCCAAGAACCAGCATTTCTCCAATCACCTGGCTGGAGCGGGGATGTACAGGAACTACTCACTCAACACCTCGATGGATCCACAATCGactaaataa
- the LOC119831083 gene encoding UPF0691 protein C9orf116 isoform X2, with translation MSEGGNNQQEKQAGFCSATCIDRPSLQEEIKKPVKTSDIFVTCNLPKRFEHPHWFNGYGCQVSKQHPFYRTSASEYGWFPPGYHSVSSVFFPAGQTFTNRLAAAGMYRNYSLNTGMDPAGYR, from the exons ATGAGTGAAGGTGGTAACAATCAACAAGAGAAGCAAGCAGGATTCTGTTCTGCTACTTGCATTGATAGACCGAGCTTGCAAGAAGAGATCAAGAAGCCTGTGAAAACATCCGATATCTTCGTAACGTGTAATCTGCCAAAAAGATTCGAGCATCCAC ATTGGTTTAACGGATATGGTTGTCAAGTGAGTAAGCAGCACCCCTTTTATAGGACATCGGCTAGTGAATATGGTTGGTTCCCTCCAG gTTACCATTCAGTAAGCTCAGTGTTTTTCCCCGCCGGCCAAACGTTCACCAATCGACTCGCTGCAGCCGGCATGTATAGAAATTACAGTCTGAACACTGGAATGGATCCAGCTGGTTATCGTTAa